One window of Xylocopa sonorina isolate GNS202 chromosome 9, iyXylSono1_principal, whole genome shotgun sequence genomic DNA carries:
- the Mmd gene encoding disintegrin and metalloproteinase domain-containing protein mind-meld isoform X5, protein MFWLHCGLFVLVIAVPGFISSADSTSKREADYTLDDSFWNEETPVGEVERLLREYRQNQELVQNIGAHYYQIIYPVQLRHHEKMGISTREVNVSKFPQRGYGEGGYQNARGRIRTGRHFHRTSLLIKAFNHKFRLDLELNTQLLAPNLVQKDFLFNGAEQSSKQEIEHCYYHGTVRDYPGASAAFHTCNGVSGVIHLGNETFVIHPFYGGDLSQKHPHVIFEARTKANKGCANSGNLEWRANRRQKHVLGLSETTSDRYKRDVREATKYIETAIIIDKAMFEKRNGSTRAEVVHDAIQVANIADMYFRTLNTRVSVIYIETWQGMNQADIGTGMDIGLALLNLNDYMMRRMFHVPHDTIQLLTGEMFSGGESGVAVPSTVCTQKSVGISVDLNTYEPHLLAGTMAHMIGHNIGMSHDDGRNECVCREWHGCIMAQSIVGLENVQPYTFSECSKTDYIELLRNGEGLCLLNKPNELEMRRSCGNRLIDDGEECDCGGMEECQERDPCCDPITCKLKSEAQCATGPCCSKCKLLARGVVCRESTNECDLPEVCSGESGQCPTDVFKKNGNPCSNHDGYCYNGVCPALDLQCEQIWGYGGIAADKQCFEQFNTKGSLTGHCGTDTSGHYVKCELENVRCGSLQCQQGSKQPVVVGMDYSRTIISIKGEEYECKSTAGKVEGSEVPGMGLIRDGTSCGDNLICVNQTCMSLFPLIDKEKCPSNHKNNECSGNGVCTNVNKCYCNPGWSGPDCSIEQDIPTFPPTTASTESAGKNSTDPKLVKKETPYETTNNTLSTGMMVLILVGVVKGVFICFALMAVCYRRKSTIQKYNQPYVKKPHQRSYSSVPGNHHPGHAVLDNVNNKILTFTSMPNCSRGDTQRVMFRPPNNIATADGPRVKEHKSQLKTHGISEEDGGTGAEEVVSFIDLQPDNMTKKGILKKHGYGIGEGTVANVERTLDQLNGYHENIIEALRHAAAHREASDTPSASGNPMDDEALTEPLTEPLTEPLTIRGYPTDSYRKDIAGQKHIDSQAEEEYDEEYMPPCGIIRIRNLEDLIKQLERHSARNISPCGSEDIRMSESEADRPYRIDSSVCSESSQGSRRCTRGRDDTYGRYCQPSSRSPYGTHQPAQLSHQMHKEEGIYATADPDRGSNTRGETPDSGSDAFIQAQQQLARWTSEDGVQHRPPQQPPPPPPPPLPPAMTGGTVPLLQSRHSQREHRQQPQQPHHRYHHAQQSQQQQQQQQQQPQPPSSQQQHPRQQQQQQQQQQQQQQQQQQQQQQHQLPVEQLPIQQRGYYPSPPHTDNGLDNDETENAQSHQQQKVPDVRGIDVNHLPNINKCPLDDNFSLDCNINNGSPKELNTNNTSDNENTALLPPSHFPEYKH, encoded by the exons ATGTTTTGGCTACACTGTGGACTCTTTGTTCTCGTGATTGCCGTACCTGGATTTATTAGCAGCGCCGACAGCACGTCCAAGCGAG AAGCCGACTACACTTTAGATGATTCCTTTTGGAACGAAGAAACTCCTGTTG GTGAAGTCGAACGACTACTACGAGAGTATCGACAAAACCAAGAGCTAGTACAAAATATCGGGGCCCATTACTATCAGATCATCTATCCAGTACAGTTACGGCATCACGAGAAAATGGGGATATCCACGAGAgaagtcaacgtatcgaag TTCCCTCAAAGGGGATACGGAGAGGGTGGATATCAAAATGCCAGAGGCAGAATAAGA ACCGGGAGACATTTTCATCGGACGTCCCTTTTGATCAAGGCCTTTAATCATAAATTTCGTCTAGATTTAGAATTAAATAC GCAACTTTTAGCTCCGAATCTCGTGCAAAAAGACTTTTTATTCAACGGCGCGGAACAAAGTTCTAAACAG GAGATAGAACACTGTTACTACCACGGCACCGTGAGGGATTATCCAGGAGCCAGCGCTGCTTTTCACACGTGTAACGGTGTCAGCGGTGTTATTCACTTAGGCAACGAGACATTCGTCATTCATCCATTTTACGGCGGCGATTTGTCG CAGAAACATCCTCACGTTATATTTGAAGCCCGAACAAAGGCTAACAAAGGCTGCGCTAACTCGGGAAATCTTGAGTGGCGTGCAAACCGCCGGCAGAAGCATGTTCTGGGGCTATCGGAGACCACTTCCGATCGATACAAGAGAGACGTCCGTGAAGCAACCAAATACATCGAAACTGCCATCATTATCGATAAGGCTATG TTCGAGAAGAGGAACGGTAGCACCAGAGCGGAGGTTGTTCACGATGCCATCCAAGTCGCTAATATCGCGGATATG TACTTCCGCACGTTAAACACTAGAGTCTCCGTCATATACATCGAAACCTGGCAGGGCATGAACCAGGCGGACATAGGCACGGGCATGGATATCGGTCTCGCTTTGCtcaacttaaacgattacatgatGCGAAGAATGTTCCATGTTCCTCACGATACCATTCAATTACTCAC GGGTGAAATGTTCTCGGGTGGAGAATCGGGAGTGGCCGTGCCTTCGACCGTCTGCACACAGAAATCCGTAGGGATCAGCGTCGATCTGAACACCTACGAGCCGCATCTTTTGGCCGGCACTATGGCTCACATGATCGGGCACAATATCGGGATGAGCCACGACGATGGAA GGAACGAGTGCGTCTGTCGCGAGTGGCACGGATGCATCATGGCTCAATCGATCGTCGGGTTGGAGAACGTGCAACCGTACACGTTCTCCGAGTGCAGTAAAACGGATTACATCGAGCTGTTGAGAAACGGCGAGGGCCTCTGTCTTTTGAACAAACCAAACGAG TTGGAAATGAGGAGGTCTTGCGGAAACAGGCTAATCGACGACGGCGAAGAATGCGATTGCGGCGGGATGGAGGAGTGTCAAGAGCGCGATCCTTGCTGCGATCCCATCACCTGTAAACTGAAATCGGAAGCGCAATGCGCAACCGGACCTTGCTGCAGCAAATGCAAG CTGCTCGCCCGTGGCGTGGTGTGCCGTGAATCGACCAACGAGTGCGACCTGCCGGAAGTCTGCTCCGGGGAGAGCGGTCAATGCCCGACGGACGTTTTCAAGAAGAACGGGAACCCTTGCTCGAACCACGACGGATACTGTTACAACGGCGTTTGTCCAGCGTTGGACCTTCAGTGCGAACAAATCTGGGGATACGGTGGAATCGCCGCGGATAAACAGTGTTTCGAACAGTTCAACACGAAGGGCTCGCTGACCGGACACTGCGGCACTGATACTTCCGGCCACTACGTTAAGTGCGAGCTAGA GAACGTTCGTTGCGGATCGCTTCAGTGTCAACAGGGTAGCAAACAGCCAGTGGTAGTCGGAATGGATTATTCGAGAACCATCATCTCGATAAAGGGAGAGGAATACGAGTGCaa GTCCACGGCTGGCAAAGTGGAAGGATCCGAGGTGCCTGGCATGGGATTAATACGCGATGGGACATCCTGTGGGGACAATTTG ATTTGCGTGAACCAGACCTGCATGAGCCTTTTCCCGTTGATAGACAAAGAGAAGTGTCCTAGCAATCATAAGAACAACGAGTGTTCGGGAAATGGC GTGTGCACAAACGTGAACAAGTGCTATTGCAATCCAGGATGGAGCGGGCCGGATTGCTCCATAGAGCAGGATATACCAACATTCCCGCCAACAACAGCCAGCACCGAATCAGCCGGTAAAAATAGTACAGATCCTAAATTGGTGAAGAAAGAGACCCCCTACG AAACAACTAACAACACTCTTAGCACCGGAATGATGGTATTAATCCTGGTGGGTGTGGTCAAAGGAGTCTTCATTTGTTTTGCACTAATGGCCGTTTGCtacag AAGGAAGAGTACCATCCAGAAGTACAACCAACCGTACGTGAAGAAACCGCACCAAAGGAGTTACAGCAGCGTACCCGGAAACCACCACCCGGGACACGCGGTTCTGGATAACGTCAACAACAAAATCCTCACTTTCACCAGTATGCCCAACTGCAG CCGCGGCGATACCCAGCGCGTGATGTTTCGACCCCCGAATAACATCGCCACCGCAGACGGGCCAAGAGTCAA GGAGCACAAATCGCAGCTGAAGACGCACGGCATTAGCGAGGAGGACGGAGGTACGGGTGCAGAGGAGGTTGTCTCTTTCATTGATCTGCAACCAGACAATATGACAAAGAAGGGAATTTTAAAGAAACACGGTTACG GTATAGGAGAGGGGACCGTGGCCAACGTGGAACGGACCCTGGATCAGCTGAACGGATACCACGAGAATATTATCGAGGCCCTGAGACACGCAGCGGCTCATCGAGAAGCATCGGATACACCATCGGCCAGCGGGAACCCGATGGACGACGAGGCTCTGACGGAACCGCTGACGGAACCGTTAACGGAACCATTGACGATACGAGGCTACCCAACGGACTCGTATCGCAAGGACATCGCCGGACAGAAGCATATCGACAGCCAAGCGGAGGAGGAAtacgacgaggagtacatgccGCCTTGCGGAATAATTCGCATACGAAACTTGGAGGACCTGATCAAGCAGCTGGAGCGTCACTCGGCACGGAACATAAGTCCGTGCGGCTCAGAGGATATCCGGATGTCGGAGAGCGAGGCCGATCGTCCCTACAGAATAGATTCCTCCGTCTGTAGCGAGTCCTCCCAAGG AAGCAGAAGATGTACCCGCGGCCGTGACGATACCTACGGTAGATATTGTCAACCATCGTCTCGAAGTCCTTACGGCACCCATCAGCCCGCTCAACTCTCCCATCAAATGCACAAGGAGGAGGGTATCTATGCAACTGCCGATCCTGACAGAGGCTCAAATACTAGGGGTGAAACTCCCGATAGTGGAAG TGATGCATTTATTCAAGCTCAACAACAACTAGCCCGATGGACTAGTGAGGACGGCGTGCAACACCGGCCACCGCagcagccgccgccgccgccgccgccaccgctgcCACCTGCAATGACTGGTGGCACGGTGCCGTTGCTGCAATCGCGTCATTCTCAACGAGAACATCGTCAACAACCGCAGCAACCGCATCATCGCTACCATCACGCGCAGCAAtcgcaacaacagcagcagcagcagcagcagcagccgcaGCCGCCGTCGTCGCAGCAGCAACATCCAcgtcaacaacaacaacaacaacaacagcagcagcagcagcagcaacagcagcagcaacagcaacaacaacaccaACTGCCGGTGGAACAACTGCCAATACAGCAGCGCGGCTATTATCCATCCCCACCCCACACTGATAACGGTCTCGACAATGACGAGACTGAAAATGCTCAATCCCACCAACAACAAAAGGTCCCTGACGTTCGTGGAATCGATGTTAATCACTTGCCTAATATTAACAAATGCCCACTAGACGATAACTTTAGTCTAGATTGTAACATAAATAATGGTTCCCCTAAAGAATTAAATACCAACAACACTAGTGATAACGAAAATACTGCCCTACTGCCCCCTTCGCATTTTCCTGAGTACAAGCATTGA
- the Mmd gene encoding disintegrin and metalloproteinase domain-containing protein mind-meld isoform X1, whose translation MFWLHCGLFVLVIAVPGFISSADSTSKREADYTLDDSFWNEETPVGEVERLLREYRQNQELVQNIGAHYYQIIYPVQLRHHEKMGISTREVNVSKFPQRGYGEGGYQNARGRIRTGRHFHRTSLLIKAFNHKFRLDLELNTQLLAPNLVQKDFLFNGAEQSSKQEIEHCYYHGTVRDYPGASAAFHTCNGVSGVIHLGNETFVIHPFYGGDLSQKHPHVIFEARTKANKGCANSGNLEWRANRRQKHVLGLSETTSDRYKRDVREATKYIETAIIIDKAMFEKRNGSTRAEVVHDAIQVANIADMYFRTLNTRVSVIYIETWQGMNQADIGTGMDIGLALLNLNDYMMRRMFHVPHDTIQLLTGEMFSGGESGVAVPSTVCTQKSVGISVDLNTYEPHLLAGTMAHMIGHNIGMSHDDGRNECVCREWHGCIMAQSIVGLENVQPYTFSECSKTDYIELLRNGEGLCLLNKPNELEMRRSCGNRLIDDGEECDCGGMEECQERDPCCDPITCKLKSEAQCATGPCCSKCKLLARGVVCRESTNECDLPEVCSGESGQCPTDVFKKNGNPCSNHDGYCYNGVCPALDLQCEQIWGYGGIAADKQCFEQFNTKGSLTGHCGTDTSGHYVKCELENVRCGSLQCQQGSKQPVVVGMDYSRTIISIKGEEYECKSTAGKVEGSEVPGMGLIRDGTSCGDNLICVNQTCMSLFPLIDKEKCPSNHKNNECSGNGVCTNVNKCYCNPGWSGPDCSIEQDIPTFPPTTASTESAGKNSTDPKLVKKETPYENYHGSNTVFLVGVLMSVVGGVFIVFALMALCYRSVVVHKNYSLCLRRKSTIQKYNQPYVKKPHQRSYSSVPGNHHPGHAVLDNVNNKILTFTSMPNCSRGDTQRVMFRPPNNIATADGPRVKEHKSQLKTHGISEEDGGTGAEEVVSFIDLQPDNMTKKGILKKHGYGIGEGTVANVERTLDQLNGYHENIIEALRHAAAHREASDTPSASGNPMDDEALTEPLTEPLTEPLTIRGYPTDSYRKDIAGQKHIDSQAEEEYDEEYMPPCGIIRIRNLEDLIKQLERHSARNISPCGSEDIRMSESEADRPYRIDSSVCSESSQGSRRCTRGRDDTYGRYCQPSSRSPYGTHQPAQLSHQMHKEEGIYATADPDRGSNTRGETPDSGSDAFIQAQQQLARWTSEDGVQHRPPQQPPPPPPPPLPPAMTGGTVPLLQSRHSQREHRQQPQQPHHRYHHAQQSQQQQQQQQQQPQPPSSQQQHPRQQQQQQQQQQQQQQQQQQQQQQHQLPVEQLPIQQRGYYPSPPHTDNGLDNDETENAQSHQQQKVPDVRGIDVNHLPNINKCPLDDNFSLDCNINNGSPKELNTNNTSDNENTALLPPSHFPEYKH comes from the exons ATGTTTTGGCTACACTGTGGACTCTTTGTTCTCGTGATTGCCGTACCTGGATTTATTAGCAGCGCCGACAGCACGTCCAAGCGAG AAGCCGACTACACTTTAGATGATTCCTTTTGGAACGAAGAAACTCCTGTTG GTGAAGTCGAACGACTACTACGAGAGTATCGACAAAACCAAGAGCTAGTACAAAATATCGGGGCCCATTACTATCAGATCATCTATCCAGTACAGTTACGGCATCACGAGAAAATGGGGATATCCACGAGAgaagtcaacgtatcgaag TTCCCTCAAAGGGGATACGGAGAGGGTGGATATCAAAATGCCAGAGGCAGAATAAGA ACCGGGAGACATTTTCATCGGACGTCCCTTTTGATCAAGGCCTTTAATCATAAATTTCGTCTAGATTTAGAATTAAATAC GCAACTTTTAGCTCCGAATCTCGTGCAAAAAGACTTTTTATTCAACGGCGCGGAACAAAGTTCTAAACAG GAGATAGAACACTGTTACTACCACGGCACCGTGAGGGATTATCCAGGAGCCAGCGCTGCTTTTCACACGTGTAACGGTGTCAGCGGTGTTATTCACTTAGGCAACGAGACATTCGTCATTCATCCATTTTACGGCGGCGATTTGTCG CAGAAACATCCTCACGTTATATTTGAAGCCCGAACAAAGGCTAACAAAGGCTGCGCTAACTCGGGAAATCTTGAGTGGCGTGCAAACCGCCGGCAGAAGCATGTTCTGGGGCTATCGGAGACCACTTCCGATCGATACAAGAGAGACGTCCGTGAAGCAACCAAATACATCGAAACTGCCATCATTATCGATAAGGCTATG TTCGAGAAGAGGAACGGTAGCACCAGAGCGGAGGTTGTTCACGATGCCATCCAAGTCGCTAATATCGCGGATATG TACTTCCGCACGTTAAACACTAGAGTCTCCGTCATATACATCGAAACCTGGCAGGGCATGAACCAGGCGGACATAGGCACGGGCATGGATATCGGTCTCGCTTTGCtcaacttaaacgattacatgatGCGAAGAATGTTCCATGTTCCTCACGATACCATTCAATTACTCAC GGGTGAAATGTTCTCGGGTGGAGAATCGGGAGTGGCCGTGCCTTCGACCGTCTGCACACAGAAATCCGTAGGGATCAGCGTCGATCTGAACACCTACGAGCCGCATCTTTTGGCCGGCACTATGGCTCACATGATCGGGCACAATATCGGGATGAGCCACGACGATGGAA GGAACGAGTGCGTCTGTCGCGAGTGGCACGGATGCATCATGGCTCAATCGATCGTCGGGTTGGAGAACGTGCAACCGTACACGTTCTCCGAGTGCAGTAAAACGGATTACATCGAGCTGTTGAGAAACGGCGAGGGCCTCTGTCTTTTGAACAAACCAAACGAG TTGGAAATGAGGAGGTCTTGCGGAAACAGGCTAATCGACGACGGCGAAGAATGCGATTGCGGCGGGATGGAGGAGTGTCAAGAGCGCGATCCTTGCTGCGATCCCATCACCTGTAAACTGAAATCGGAAGCGCAATGCGCAACCGGACCTTGCTGCAGCAAATGCAAG CTGCTCGCCCGTGGCGTGGTGTGCCGTGAATCGACCAACGAGTGCGACCTGCCGGAAGTCTGCTCCGGGGAGAGCGGTCAATGCCCGACGGACGTTTTCAAGAAGAACGGGAACCCTTGCTCGAACCACGACGGATACTGTTACAACGGCGTTTGTCCAGCGTTGGACCTTCAGTGCGAACAAATCTGGGGATACGGTGGAATCGCCGCGGATAAACAGTGTTTCGAACAGTTCAACACGAAGGGCTCGCTGACCGGACACTGCGGCACTGATACTTCCGGCCACTACGTTAAGTGCGAGCTAGA GAACGTTCGTTGCGGATCGCTTCAGTGTCAACAGGGTAGCAAACAGCCAGTGGTAGTCGGAATGGATTATTCGAGAACCATCATCTCGATAAAGGGAGAGGAATACGAGTGCaa GTCCACGGCTGGCAAAGTGGAAGGATCCGAGGTGCCTGGCATGGGATTAATACGCGATGGGACATCCTGTGGGGACAATTTG ATTTGCGTGAACCAGACCTGCATGAGCCTTTTCCCGTTGATAGACAAAGAGAAGTGTCCTAGCAATCATAAGAACAACGAGTGTTCGGGAAATGGC GTGTGCACAAACGTGAACAAGTGCTATTGCAATCCAGGATGGAGCGGGCCGGATTGCTCCATAGAGCAGGATATACCAACATTCCCGCCAACAACAGCCAGCACCGAATCAGCCGGTAAAAATAGTACAGATCCTAAATTGGTGAAGAAAGAGACCCCCTACG AGAACTACCACGGCTCTAACACTGTATTTTTAGTTGGTGTGCTCATGTCGGTGGTAGGGGGTGTTTTCATAGTATTTGCTCTGATGGCTCTCTGCTACAGGTCAGTCGTAGTACATAAAAACTACTCCCTCTGTCTCAG AAGGAAGAGTACCATCCAGAAGTACAACCAACCGTACGTGAAGAAACCGCACCAAAGGAGTTACAGCAGCGTACCCGGAAACCACCACCCGGGACACGCGGTTCTGGATAACGTCAACAACAAAATCCTCACTTTCACCAGTATGCCCAACTGCAG CCGCGGCGATACCCAGCGCGTGATGTTTCGACCCCCGAATAACATCGCCACCGCAGACGGGCCAAGAGTCAA GGAGCACAAATCGCAGCTGAAGACGCACGGCATTAGCGAGGAGGACGGAGGTACGGGTGCAGAGGAGGTTGTCTCTTTCATTGATCTGCAACCAGACAATATGACAAAGAAGGGAATTTTAAAGAAACACGGTTACG GTATAGGAGAGGGGACCGTGGCCAACGTGGAACGGACCCTGGATCAGCTGAACGGATACCACGAGAATATTATCGAGGCCCTGAGACACGCAGCGGCTCATCGAGAAGCATCGGATACACCATCGGCCAGCGGGAACCCGATGGACGACGAGGCTCTGACGGAACCGCTGACGGAACCGTTAACGGAACCATTGACGATACGAGGCTACCCAACGGACTCGTATCGCAAGGACATCGCCGGACAGAAGCATATCGACAGCCAAGCGGAGGAGGAAtacgacgaggagtacatgccGCCTTGCGGAATAATTCGCATACGAAACTTGGAGGACCTGATCAAGCAGCTGGAGCGTCACTCGGCACGGAACATAAGTCCGTGCGGCTCAGAGGATATCCGGATGTCGGAGAGCGAGGCCGATCGTCCCTACAGAATAGATTCCTCCGTCTGTAGCGAGTCCTCCCAAGG AAGCAGAAGATGTACCCGCGGCCGTGACGATACCTACGGTAGATATTGTCAACCATCGTCTCGAAGTCCTTACGGCACCCATCAGCCCGCTCAACTCTCCCATCAAATGCACAAGGAGGAGGGTATCTATGCAACTGCCGATCCTGACAGAGGCTCAAATACTAGGGGTGAAACTCCCGATAGTGGAAG TGATGCATTTATTCAAGCTCAACAACAACTAGCCCGATGGACTAGTGAGGACGGCGTGCAACACCGGCCACCGCagcagccgccgccgccgccgccgccaccgctgcCACCTGCAATGACTGGTGGCACGGTGCCGTTGCTGCAATCGCGTCATTCTCAACGAGAACATCGTCAACAACCGCAGCAACCGCATCATCGCTACCATCACGCGCAGCAAtcgcaacaacagcagcagcagcagcagcagcagccgcaGCCGCCGTCGTCGCAGCAGCAACATCCAcgtcaacaacaacaacaacaacaacagcagcagcagcagcagcaacagcagcagcaacagcaacaacaacaccaACTGCCGGTGGAACAACTGCCAATACAGCAGCGCGGCTATTATCCATCCCCACCCCACACTGATAACGGTCTCGACAATGACGAGACTGAAAATGCTCAATCCCACCAACAACAAAAGGTCCCTGACGTTCGTGGAATCGATGTTAATCACTTGCCTAATATTAACAAATGCCCACTAGACGATAACTTTAGTCTAGATTGTAACATAAATAATGGTTCCCCTAAAGAATTAAATACCAACAACACTAGTGATAACGAAAATACTGCCCTACTGCCCCCTTCGCATTTTCCTGAGTACAAGCATTGA